From the Porphyrobacter sp. CACIAM 03H1 genome, the window GCCCTGCGCATTGCGCTGCAAGCTCGACAGAATGATCCTGCCGTTCTCGGCAAGGTCACCCATGTTGGCCTGAAGTTCTGCACCGATGAAGACGTCGTTGATCTCCGCTTCCGAGATCTGATGAATGCTGAGACCCGCACTGCGAGTCCCCATCCGCGAAGCGTTGTCGGCAACAAGAACGGCAAGATCGCCAATCCTCTTGGTCGCGAACACGAAATTCGCAAGCTCGATGCCGAAGGACAGCAAGATGAGCAGCAAGGGCAGCGCAAAAGCAAACTCGGTAAGCGCAAGACCCTCGCTGTCCTTGCCCAGCCGGCCCAGGTAGCGCGCGAAACCTGGTGGCATTTTTTCCTTGCGTCTCATGTGCATACCCGCGTCGTTGGCTGCGCCTGAAGATCGAAAGGCTGATTTTTCAGTAAGGTCTGAGCCTGCACCTCGACCGACGGATCAAGTCCAATCAGGGCTGAGACAGGGAACAGGCGATCATATGTCAAGGTGACGGTGTAGATGACCACGTCTCGTGCACCTCCCCCACCCACACGGGCACCGTCAAGATCATGCCGTCCGTTGCCGTTGAGGTCGAGGAAGCTCTCACCGGCATCACAGTCATTGCTGTCGTTGGTGTCGACAAACGGTTCCGCCCGGGCCTGCGCCAGACCATAATTGTTGAACGAGACGCGCTCGAATTCAACCTCACCGTGCGGGACCAGCTCACGCATCTGTTCGGTCAGGCGGGCATCCATGTCGGACCGTGTCTCGTCGTTGGCCGTCTCAAGCGTTGAGGCGCGGCCAACCGCATTGACCAACCCGGTCAGCTGGGCACGGGCATAAACCAAGTAGGCGATGTCGAAGATGAACATTAGCACGCCCAGGAAAACGGGAGCAACGACCGCGAATTCCACGATCGTTGCCCCGGAGACGTCAGACACCAGCCTGCGCCATGTGCTGTCAGGGGGCAAAGCCATCAGCTGGTCAGCCTCAGTTCGGCCAATTGCGTGGCGATCTGGGAGAAGGTCGCGGTCAGTTCGGCCGCGTTGCGGGCTTCAAACGCACGTCCCGGTGATGCGCAGTTGATCAGCAGTTCATCAAGGTCCGTGCCGAAGGCGATGACCCACAAGGTGATATTCTTGTTGTTCTTGGCGACCTCGCACAGCTCGGCAAGACGGCTTTCGGAGACACTGTCTTCCATCGTGCGGGAAGGAAAGCTCCCTGTCGGTGTGCGACGGCGCGCAACCGCCGCGATGCCCCAGGCCGAATAGGTGAAGGGGCGCGTATCCTTCTGCCCGTCAACCATGAAGATCATGTGCCGCTGGACAGCGCCGCCCGAATCCGCGACGCGGTGTTCGGCACTGAACAGGCCTTCCCGCGAGATCAGCCGCAGCCCCCACAGCATACCGATCTCGTGGTAGGTATAGCCCTGCGGCCGCAGGGAACCCATGTAGGATTGCAGCTGCTGCAGGGTGATCTCGCCCATCTTCCGGGCGGGAGAGGGGCATGCACCCTCATAGATGCCAAAGTTTGAACCGAAGGGATTGAAGTAGTTGTAGGTCGTCGTCAGGCTCATCTGCCGTGTGATGGTCGCTGAAAGACCGCTGAAGACCCATTGACCATTGGTGAGCGGGTTTGTGGTTACGCGCTGCTCGGTCTCGCGGCTGCCAGACCCGACATTCCGGGCATAGACAAGCGCCGGCAGATAGGGTTTCCACTGCGTGTCCGGGTCAGTGCGCGATGGAACCAGGTCAACCTCCATGTCGTATCGCGGTGTGAGGAAGGTCTCGTTGGTGCGCCGGGTCGCGCGCTCCTCGATGCAGGCCCTGTCACCATCCGGCCACCTGATGGTGCGGTCGGTCTGGTTGTCATTGACCGGAGCAGAAAAACTTCCGCCCGACACCACGGCGTCGCCCGATCCCGAACCCTTGAGAGGACGCAGATCGTACTGGATCGGCTCGTAGATCCAGTGGCGTGCCGTGTTGGTCGTGGTGCCGCCCGTGTTGGTGTTCTCGCGCACGGTCTCCGTCTGCTGCTCGCGATAATCATTCCAGTCGCGAGGCGTGATCCAGCAATTGCCGTTGGAGTCGCGCTGGATGATGAATTCGGTGCCGTTGCGGGTCCGGATCCGCGTGCGGGAGCGGGGTAGCGCGGTTGATGAGGGTTCCCATGCACTCCAGCTCGTCGTCGTATCGCTCCAGTTTTCTCGCGGTAGGCTCGTAGGGCAGTTCTCCGAGGGGGCCTGGTAGCGCGGCCGGTCGGTGCGTGTGCCGCTCAGGAATGTCGAAGTGGTCTGCGATACAGTGCTGCTCGGGTTGCCCCCCGATTCCCAGGTATGCACACCGTCAGGACGACGCGAGTCGTAGGTCCCGTAATCCTGGATCCAGTCGCGATGAAGCAGCATGCCGACGTTGACAGTCTGGGAGTAAGGCACGAAGCCGTAACGGATACGCGCACCTTCCGGTTTTGCTGCCTCGAGCGTGTTGTAGAACGAAGTTACGGCATTCGTCAGAGCATCGATCCGACGAATACTGTCTCCCGGGTTGGGGTCATTCATTGAAAGCGTCGTGTCGAGCACCATCATCACGTCGGTGTTCGGCAGGTTGAGATCTGCCGAACACGACACTGACACGTCACGATTCTCGAAGTTGAAGAAGCGCATGAGGGTCATGGGGACCTGAACGGTCGCCTCACCATTTACAACGCCGCTTGAATTCGCCGAATATTCAACCGACAAATCACCCGTCGAGTAACTTCCTTGCGGGAAATTGAAGTTGAAATAGTTTTCTGCGACCTGCTCGCTCGCGCCGTTCCACGTAAGACCATTCATCGCACGCCTTGAGGCAAGTGCGCCTGCATCGCAAGCGGACTGAAGGCGGGACTGGACGAGATAGATGCGGCTCAGATCGACCGCGCCGCCAATCATGGCAACCAAAGGGACTATCGCCGCAGCAGTCATCGCGAGGGTATTCGCGCTCTTGTCCAGCAGGAG encodes:
- a CDS encoding TadE/TadG family type IV pilus assembly protein; translation: MSDVSGATIVEFAVVAPVFLGVLMFIFDIAYLVYARAQLTGLVNAVGRASTLETANDETRSDMDARLTEQMRELVPHGEVEFERVSFNNYGLAQARAEPFVDTNDSNDCDAGESFLDLNGNGRHDLDGARVGGGGARDVVIYTVTLTYDRLFPVSALIGLDPSVEVQAQTLLKNQPFDLQAQPTTRVCT
- a CDS encoding TadE/TadG family type IV pilus assembly protein — protein: MSYFSGRPFARALLLDKSANTLAMTAAAIVPLVAMIGGAVDLSRIYLVQSRLQSACDAGALASRRAMNGLTWNGASEQVAENYFNFNFPQGSYSTGDLSVEYSANSSGVVNGEATVQVPMTLMRFFNFENRDVSVSCSADLNLPNTDVMMVLDTTLSMNDPNPGDSIRRIDALTNAVTSFYNTLEAAKPEGARIRYGFVPYSQTVNVGMLLHRDWIQDYGTYDSRRPDGVHTWESGGNPSSTVSQTTSTFLSGTRTDRPRYQAPSENCPTSLPRENWSDTTTSWSAWEPSSTALPRSRTRIRTRNGTEFIIQRDSNGNCWITPRDWNDYREQQTETVRENTNTGGTTTNTARHWIYEPIQYDLRPLKGSGSGDAVVSGGSFSAPVNDNQTDRTIRWPDGDRACIEERATRRTNETFLTPRYDMEVDLVPSRTDPDTQWKPYLPALVYARNVGSGSRETEQRVTTNPLTNGQWVFSGLSATITRQMSLTTTYNYFNPFGSNFGIYEGACPSPARKMGEITLQQLQSYMGSLRPQGYTYHEIGMLWGLRLISREGLFSAEHRVADSGGAVQRHMIFMVDGQKDTRPFTYSAWGIAAVARRRTPTGSFPSRTMEDSVSESRLAELCEVAKNNKNITLWVIAFGTDLDELLINCASPGRAFEARNAAELTATFSQIATQLAELRLTS